AAATACAAAAGTGTTTGCAATATACCTTTTCTACAAGAGGTAGTGAACCggcaaaaaaatgattcaCTAAAACTCTTATTTAATGCTTCAGACTAAATTTTTCTCGAAGCAAAACCTAGCGAATGAAGTTAAAACGGCTTTAAggtatttcatttttatttctttttttgttatctatatataaatatatctatataGGTAATAAGAAAACCCTTTCTCATGATGGactaaaaaatataactATAAATAAATTATGGATTTTTGACGCATTAAACGCTAATCTGGATTGAATTAAATGTCATCAATATCAagttcttcatcttcaccttcctcgtcgtcttcatcagcattaccaaattcaaagttgACGTCCTCATCAGATTCGAAACCAAAGTTATCAGTTTCATTAATCTTGGCGTTCTCAGGAAGTTCACCTTGGCTCTTCAGTGTTCTAGCTTCGTCTAGATTGTATTTGTGGACCACGTCACATTGGTCATCTTGGAAATCTCTCAAAGAGACAAGAATAATATCACCTTGTCCCATCCAGACCTTCTTTCTTAACTTACCTCTGATATGGGCCATTCTCTTGTTGCCGTCGAAACAACTGGCTTCGACTCTTCCGTTACCCAACATCTTGGTAATTTGAGCATATTCCTggccttcttctttgtaaTAAAGCTCACGCTTTGGACCATCGGAGTCATTCTTACCTCTTCTACCTTTTTTACCACCTTTAGTGTTTTTCTTACCCATGATGAACTTGGCTCTATGTTATACTGAAGTTATGACAAATACAACTACTTCCTTACTTGAAGCTTCTTTCCGCAGACTTAATTTGAAGCTTTTTCACCTTTTCACTATTACTTCTTGcggtgaaagaaaaatgaaaaaaaaagtgaaaaataatgcTATTCGTATGCAACGATCATAATACTGGACTACAAAAGCAGCTGCGATAATAAatattcatcttctttgtaATTGGAACTTGTTCTTAATTTATCGTGCTGTATATAGATACGTATGAGGATACGTACTTTTATTTATAATCGCTCGTAAAAACTGAAActaaaggaaaaggaagataaCCTTAATAGtatgagaaaaaaaataatgtcAGCTTAAGCGGCTGTCAAACCATGAAGAATTGTGAAAAGCTCATTAACACCATTGATGTGTTCCTTGGCATAGGTAGATCTGGAACTACCATAAAGAATAGTGTAACCAAATTTTAgattgttcttttcaacttcttgtTTAACTAACTTAAACAGTGGTTCGATGATAGGTGATGTTGAACCGGAAATGCAAACAAAATCCACGCGGTTTTGGAAATGCTTCTTATTATTGCCAACATACATCGAAGATGATGTTCTTGATAGAGATATTCTACTGTTATCAGTGGTATTCACGCCACTGTtgtaaaatttcatcaaaaactCAACAGCAGCTAAGGCCAACCCCGtttgttgaacaaagaCAATATCCTTATGTACATAAGCATGAATATCCTTATCGTCAAATAAAGTGTTAATATGCGTGATAGCCTCACCAATCACGGTTGGAACACGGTCTTGGTCTTCTGCGTTTTCTGTATGAAATCTGATCATAGAATCAGCAATCTTGTAATAGGAACCAGGTAATCTTTCgactttttcatcaaaaatcttGGCTACTTCTTTCATCCAATCCAGCTCTTCCACGATGTTGTACCATGACCCATTAACTCTTACGTAAGCTCCATTTTCGGCTATCAAACCGATGTTTAGAACACCATTGTATAAACCTTCAAATGTGTTTTTGGTAAATGAACTTAAAACATAAACTATGTTATTAGAGCTTAATTCACTTAACAAAGAGAGCATTCTTGACGTTGGAGGTTCtgaaatcttgaaaataaatagGTGCTTCTTGGAAGCTTTGTAATCAgcacaaaatttttctgaaGCAAGATTGAAAACGGTAGATGTTTCTTGATTGGACTCCCATGCATTATTTACGTACTCAAAGCATTTGGCGATCCAATTATCCGAATCATGTTCAATCACagatttgaataattttttccatctacgccttttttcttcagggGACATTTCTaaacttttcttgataCTTTGCGCCACAAGATTTATATCCCATGGATTAATTAAGATAGCACCTTCCTTTAGGACAGAAGAACTACCGGTGAATTCAGATAATAGCAAAGGTgcgtttttttcaaatgaactgatgatgaattcatGACATGTTAGATTCATACCTTCCCTTAAGGCATCTACTAAAAATGCATCTGCTTCACAATTCAATGCCAAATATTGAGCAAAATCTAATCCCTGGTGTAAAAAGACCACTGGTTGAGAAATACTGATATTCGAAGACAGAGAATTGATTCTATCAACGACAACCATGATTTGGCGTTCATACTCAGGATCGGAGCTCTTGCCGATACATATTTGAATCAAAACTACTTTTTCGATATATTCAGGATTCTCTACTAAAAACCTTTCGTAGGccaacatttttttctgaagaCCCCTAATTCTATCAAACTGATCACGACAAAcaattaattttttattgtgCCATCTCTCCTTAATCAATTGACGCCATTCAAGCACAGAGTTATTTCTCAACTGAGATGTCAAATGGTAATAATCAATACCGATTGGCGCATACATTACCGAAACAATCTTGCAGTGATATTTGACTTCATCATTGGAGACATCAGCGGCCAGTAATCTATTACAAGTCTGCAAGAAATGTCTCTTATATTCTTTGGTTTGAAATCCAACGAAGTTTGCACCAATGATACCTTCAAGAATTCTTTCCCTGTTAGCGAGACATCTAAACACCTCACTACTCGGAAAGGAAACGTGTAAGAAAAATCCAATCTTAGCCTTGGGCAGTTTCTCTCTCACCATTTGTGGAACAAGCATTAAATGATAATCATGTATCCAGATAGTATCACCGGGTCTGTAAACGGAGACAATCCTATCAGCAAATTTTTGGTTGACCTTTTGGTAATAGTCCCAGGAATGGTCTTCGAATGCCTTTGAATTGGGATTATCTGGTATTTGGTAATGCAGAGTAGGCCACAAGATTTGCTTGGCGTAGTTCTTATAAGCTCCCTTAAACGTGATATCATCAGTGACCACTGAATACGAATTGAAATCcttttctaatttctttgaaatctcATGGCAAACTTCGTGAGGAATCTCATCAGTAGGAATACCCATTGTACCTATCCAGGAGACAGGCTCCTTCACGGTCTTTTCAGCGACTGCAATGTTAACCGCATTTTTCAACGACCCGTTCCCCTTATCGCTGTCGACTATTGTCCATGGCAAATGCTTAAATAGTTCATATGAGTTTCTCATTAAAGATGCTCTCAACTTCGCGTTATTGGAATAGCCACCGAATTTAGGAACGTTGTATTTCTTGGTAGCATCCGTCTCCAAATCAGAATCAATGTCATCCTCACTGTCAGtatcttcaataaagttgTCGTGGAATTTCTCAGAATACCTCAAGTTAGAACCTGCAGAACCACTGGATGAATCAGCGGCAGCGCTTCCAGAAACTCTTTTCATGGAGGGCAAGGAAGCTTGTTGTTGAAATTCTTCTCTTACTTTCGCGACATCTACGACGGCGGGATCGACATCTGGAACGCTCTTGGAAACCGGAGTAATCACGGCACTCTTGGATGAGCTTCTAGCCCTAGATGGATGGGAGTCGAACAACAAATTAGGACTTTTCATGAGGTTAGAGCTCAAGTCGTTATGGTGAGATGACGTCGCATGACCGGCGGAAATAGAGGAAGCAGAAGCCTCTTGAGCGGGGGAGCAGACTCTAGCAGAGGGAGCTGAGAAAAACTCTTCCACTGAAGGCCTTTGAGCAGTGGAAGTGGACGACGCAGGCTTATTGGATTGCGGAATACCGGAGTTAGCCGCATGAGTGGCATTAGCAGTCAACTCCTCCAAGAATTGCTCGGAAGAGAGCATTTCCATTTCATTACGGTAGTTAACTGCTGTGACTGGCGAGCCTACAGTGGTTCTAGGCAAAGGTTCACCGTTAATCTGAGGCTCTTGTGGCAAACCGATATAATGAGAATTGGCCGAAGTCACAGAACTACTTCTCTCTTGCTTGTTATTGCCCAATTCCTGGTTATTGCAGTCCATTTTGATCATACTTGATTCGACCAGCTTGGCAGTGTCCGAATTCGTTACATCGGCCTCGAACTGAGGCGTGTATGGTAAGAATAGAGAAGCAACGATAATAGTCATTGAGGTTGACTGTGGTTATTGGTTTTAGGTTTTATGAATAGCGaagcaataaaaaatataaagcCAGGACCTGCGATGGAGTTCTTATTATCCTCTTGTAGTAGCGAATGGATGGGAATAAGTAAGGTACCCAAAGCTCGTGTCTTGAACTCAGTACCGTTGAATGTTTGCTCCCCTGCTCGATGTTCCCTGAAGTCCCTGCTGCTGCGTGCTGAAGGGAATTATTCAATTCCAGGGGCACCGCGCGAAACAAGGAGAACAATTGATTACGTAGGGCAGAAAGAACCCTTTAAGTCGACAGCTAACTATAAGACTAGTGAATTTAAAATGAAGCACGAACCAGATCATTTAAGCAATGGATAAGCTTGTTGATGCGCACTGCCACGTTTTCACTGATCCGGATAGCACACACGGCAGTGATGACGGAGGGTTCCAGGGCACGTTGCGATGCGTCATGTCATCAAACCCTTACGACTGGAGCAGTCTAAAAAAACTGGCTGGGAACGGTTTAAGGAAGGATAACGTATGGGTAGGATTTGGTGTCCATCCTTGGTACAGTCACCTGTTTTATGTGGGATATCGACGCGACAAGCTTTCTCACTACCAAGATGTACTGGAATATAAGAACGAGGAACAGTTCAGCAGCTTGGTTCAGGTGCTTCCTGAACCTCTAGATCTTGAAGATTATATAAGCGAGGAGTTTGATGGCACGTTAGTTAGCGTGATTGGAGAGATCGGCCTTGATAAGCTTTTCAGGCTTCCCACAACCGGATTCTACATGCAAGGCGAGAAGGCCAGACTAACTACAGTGAAGGTTAAAGTATCGCATCAAGAAGCGGTATTCAGGCGATTTTGCCAACTGGCAAGAGACAACCGCAGGCCTATCTCTATACACGACGTAAAATGTCATGGCAGGCTGAATGATATCTGCAACGAAGAGCTCTTGCCGTGGCCATCTGTCAAGATATGCTTGCATTCCTACACAGGGTCCGAGGAGACGCTCCTGGGCCAATGGCTCAAGAAATTCCCCTCGGATCGTATTTTTGTAAGCTTGtcaaaattcatcaacTTCAAGAACCCAGAAGACGGCAACGCCCTGGTCAGGAGCCTGCCCCCAACGTGCATACTTACGGAAACAGACTTCCCCATTGACAACCCAGATCCGTCATACCAAAGAGATCTCACAGAGCAGCTGCAGTTTCTAAACGCACAAATTGCACAAGCATGGGACGGGAGTCTGGATACCACGCACACCGCACTGCATATATACGAGAACTTCCGGAAGTTCATTAAGTAGAGGCCGCTGCATTAAGAAAGGTTACATAAACTTGCTCTATCTTTTTCACCGTGCATATATTATATCCAGGCAACGCCGTTCCGGAGGGGAAAAGCGTTCTTTTCTATAtacaatgaaatttttcataataTGATTGAGACTTCATAAAAGCGGTTGTATGATCCATTGTGAAAGTGCAATTCGTTCTATAATCTGACATTCCAAACGACGGGTGTAGCACAAGAGAACAACGGCAAGACCAATTAACACAAACAGCGAAATGGATTCGAGAGGAAGGACTTCCCAGAGTGGTGGTTACGCACAcagcaacaataacaacaacaacaacaataataataataataacagcaatagtaacaataataacattAATAGCAGTAGCAACAACGGAAACGGGCCTGTCTCTAACGGAAGAGCTAACGGAAAGCAAAGACTCACAGCAGCACAGCAACAGTACATCAAGAATCTCATAGAGACGCATATCACCGACAACCACCCTGATTTGCGCCCCAAGAGCCATCCGATGGATTTCGAAGAGTATACAGATGCATTCCTGAGAAGGTACAAGGACCACTTTCAATTGGACGTCCCCGACAGCCTAACACTGCAGGGATACCTTTTGGGCTCCGAACTGGGCGCAAAGACATATTCATACAGAAGGAACACCCAGGAGAAGCACGATAAAAGAATACACAAGAAGGACCTGGCCAATGTGGTGAGAAGGCATTTCGATGAGCATTCCATTAAAGAGACTGACTGCATACCGCAATTCATATATAAGGTGAAAaaccagaagaaaaaattcaagatggAATTTCGGGGCTGACCAACAGTGGAGTAATCCCCTATGTACACACATATGTAAGCCTTTTAAGACGGCAACGCTTCGAAATGGAGAGTCACACCTCTTTATTTACCAGTAATCCATTCGGTGTGTCGTCGCTCTTATATTCGGTGCGGGTAGCTGTCGCGCCATTTTAAACGATCTAACGTAATTGAGAAGTCTATTAATTGATCCATTGGGTGGACAATGGTCATCAAGCCATATCGCTAAAGAGGCGTCATATAGCATTACCGCCTAAAAATACAtaagttttctttttggccATGGAGGATTCGAGATTGCTTATCACTCTGGTTCTGGTGTTCGGGGTTATATTTCTgagaaaattctttcaaagtaaTCAGCATCCCTCAGCACAACGCTTGTCCACTACGGGAGTTAACGCACATGGACGTCCTCAGGGCCCCACGCAGAGTGCTCTGAGAAGGACGAATAGAGCCAACGGGGGTCATCCCGTGACGACCCAGATGGTGGAGACAGTGCAGAACCTTGCCCCCAACTTACACCCTGAGCAAATTAGATATAGTTTGGAAAACACAGGTTCAGTGGAAGAAACTGTGGAAAAATACCTGCGTGGCGATGAATTTAGTTTCCCACCCGGGTTTGAACCTTCCAGAGCGGCAATTGGCGCCAACGGTGCGGCTACCAATAACAACGCTGCCGCTGGGGGAGAATTCAACGACCctagaaagaagaatatgataTGTGCCGAGAACCTGCTGGATAAATTCCATGTGAACCCCAACGAAGACATGAGTCACATGAACTTTGAAGATCTGGACATCgaagagagaaagaaattgttGGTTTGGCAGGCCAGGAAGAATCTAGAAACGAAACTGCAAAATGATAAGGATTTGCAAAGTTTGTTGGCTTAAACCCGTGAACGCTTATAGGAAGATCCATAAATGCGCCTACTTCGCATAAACGTATATCTGTGTTTACTTATTTAAAGTGACTAAATAAAtaacccaaaaaaatgaaaaaaatgtaacTATTAATCGTGAATATACGGGACCGAGGCCAATTTGTCAAACTGTTCAAAGGATGTCTTTATGGGAATGGCATTGTCTAAGGGGGTCCAGCGAATAGCCTTCTTGGAGTTTGTCAGACGGTTTGTGACCGCTTCTatatcttcaatttcatctctGGTATAGAAA
The window above is part of the Saccharomyces kudriavzevii IFO 1802 strain IFO1802 genome assembly, chromosome: 13 genome. Proteins encoded here:
- the TIF11 gene encoding translation initiation complex factor eIF1A (similar to Saccharomyces cerevisiae TIF11 (YMR260C); ancestral locus Anc_8.812); the encoded protein is MGKKNTKGGKKGRRGKNDSDGPKRELYYKEEGQEYAQITKMLGNGRVEASCFDGNKRMAHIRGKLRKKVWMGQGDIILVSLRDFQDDQCDVVHKYNLDEARTLKSQGELPENAKINETDNFGFESDEDVNFEFGNADEDDEEGEDEELDIDDI
- the TPS3 gene encoding trehalose 6-phosphate synthase/phosphatase complex subunit (similar to Saccharomyces cerevisiae TSL1 (YML100W) and TPS3 (YMR261C); ancestral locus Anc_8.813); the protein is MTIIVASLFLPYTPQFEADVTNSDTAKLVESSMIKMDCNNQELGNNKQERSSSVTSANSHYIGLPQEPQINGEPLPRTTVGSPVTAVNYRNEMEMLSSEQFLEELTANATHAANSGIPQSNKPASSTSTAQRPSVEEFFSAPSARVCSPAQEASASSISAGHATSSHHNDLSSNLMKSPNLLFDSHPSRARSSSKSAVITPVSKSVPDVDPAVVDVAKVREEFQQQASLPSMKRVSGSAAADSSSGSAGSNLRYSEKFHDNFIEDTDSEDDIDSDLETDATKKYNVPKFGGYSNNAKLRASLMRNSYELFKHLPWTIVDSDKGNGSLKNAVNIAVAEKTVKEPVSWIGTMGIPTDEIPHEVCHEISKKLEKDFNSYSVVTDDITFKGAYKNYAKQILWPTLHYQIPDNPNSKAFEDHSWDYYQKVNQKFADRIVSVYRPGDTIWIHDYHLMLVPQMVREKLPKAKIGFFLHVSFPSSEVFRCLANRERILEGIIGANFVGFQTKEYKRHFLQTCNRLLAADVSNDEVKYHCKIVSVMYAPIGIDYYHLTSQLRNNSVLEWRQLIKERWHNKKLIVCRDQFDRIRGLQKKMLAYERFLVENPEYIEKVVLIQICIGKSSDPEYERQIMVVVDRINSLSSNISISQPVVFLHQGLDFAQYLALNCEADAFLVDALREGMNLTCHEFIISSFEKNAPLLLSEFTGSSSVLKEGAILINPWDINLVAQSIKKSLEMSPEEKRRRWKKLFKSVIEHDSDNWIAKCFEYVNNAWESNQETSTVFNLASEKFCADYKASKKHLFIFKISEPPTSRMLSLLSELSSNNIVYVLSSFTKNTFEGLYNGVLNIGLIAENGAYVRVNGSWYNIVEELDWMKEVAKIFDEKVERLPGSYYKIADSMIRFHTENAEDQDRVPTVIGEAITHINTLFDDKDIHAYVHKDIVFVQQTGLALAAVEFLMKFYNSGVNTTDNSRISLSRTSSSMYVGNNKKHFQNRVDFVCISGSTSPIIEPLFKLVKQEVEKNNLKFGYTILYGSSRSTYAKEHINGVNELFTILHGLTAA
- the SKDI13G3910 gene encoding putative endodeoxyribonuclease (similar to Saccharomyces cerevisiae YMR262W; ancestral locus Anc_8.814) → MDKLVDAHCHVFTDPDSTHGSDDGGFQGTLRCVMSSNPYDWSSLKKLAGNGLRKDNVWVGFGVHPWYSHLFYVGYRRDKLSHYQDVLEYKNEEQFSSLVQVLPEPLDLEDYISEEFDGTLVSVIGEIGLDKLFRLPTTGFYMQGEKARLTTVKVKVSHQEAVFRRFCQLARDNRRPISIHDVKCHGRLNDICNEELLPWPSVKICLHSYTGSEETLLGQWLKKFPSDRIFVSLSKFINFKNPEDGNALVRSLPPTCILTETDFPIDNPDPSYQRDLTEQLQFLNAQIAQAWDGSLDTTHTALHIYENFRKFIK
- the SAP30 gene encoding Sap30p (similar to Saccharomyces cerevisiae SAP30 (YMR263W); ancestral locus Anc_8.815), producing MDSRGRTSQSGGYAHSNNNNNNNNNNNNNSNSNNNNINSSSNNGNGPVSNGRANGKQRLTAAQQQYIKNLIETHITDNHPDLRPKSHPMDFEEYTDAFLRRYKDHFQLDVPDSLTLQGYLLGSELGAKTYSYRRNTQEKHDKRIHKKDLANVVRRHFDEHSIKETDCIPQFIYKVKNQKKKFKMEFRG
- the CUE1 gene encoding Cue1p (similar to Saccharomyces cerevisiae CUE1 (YMR264W) and CUE4 (YML101C); ancestral locus Anc_8.816) — protein: MEDSRLLITLVLVFGVIFLRKFFQSNQHPSAQRLSTTGVNAHGRPQGPTQSALRRTNRANGGHPVTTQMVETVQNLAPNLHPEQIRYSLENTGSVEETVEKYLRGDEFSFPPGFEPSRAAIGANGAATNNNAAAGGEFNDPRKKNMICAENLLDKFHVNPNEDMSHMNFEDLDIEERKKLLVWQARKNLETKLQNDKDLQSLLA